One segment of Methanolinea mesophila DNA contains the following:
- a CDS encoding tRNA (guanine(10)-N(2))-dimethyltransferase, whose translation MDFTEICEGKTCFVVPRQDESSHFPPGTAPVFFNPRMEINRDATVLTLSLVRPEHYLDAMGATGVRGLRVSVECGIPVTINDRSDEALALIRENVYRAGGGVEVVQEDANVLLSRRRFDAVDLDPFGTPAFFVDSAVRAAGRYLFVTATDTAPLCGAHQKAGMRRYFARVLNNEYHAETGLRVLMGFIARETVKYDRGISPLFCFVREHFVRVHFRVHYGAGQADRTMEHLGHVYQCPACPFRTERRGLLPEPVECPRCGAGLVPQGPLWLGRVQDHDLLDRMRTALPGMTLGSAKDLDRLLQICREEPDLSFHYDYHRLAKFEGISPPPIDQLLERLRERGYLATRAHYSGYAIKTDAPLDILLAALR comes from the coding sequence ATGGATTTTACCGAGATTTGTGAGGGAAAAACCTGTTTTGTCGTCCCCCGGCAGGACGAGTCCTCACACTTCCCGCCCGGCACGGCACCCGTTTTCTTCAACCCGAGAATGGAGATAAACCGGGACGCAACCGTCCTCACTCTCTCCCTCGTCCGCCCCGAGCATTACCTCGATGCCATGGGTGCCACAGGGGTCAGGGGGCTCCGGGTCTCGGTGGAATGCGGGATCCCGGTTACCATCAACGACCGGTCCGACGAGGCCCTCGCCCTCATCCGGGAGAACGTGTACCGGGCAGGGGGAGGGGTGGAGGTGGTCCAGGAGGACGCCAACGTCCTCCTCTCCCGGCGGAGGTTCGATGCGGTCGACCTGGACCCCTTCGGCACTCCCGCGTTCTTCGTCGATTCCGCGGTCCGGGCCGCCGGAAGGTACCTCTTCGTCACCGCCACCGACACCGCCCCGCTCTGCGGTGCTCACCAGAAGGCCGGGATGCGCCGCTACTTCGCCCGGGTCCTGAACAACGAGTACCATGCCGAGACGGGGCTCCGCGTACTCATGGGATTTATCGCCCGGGAAACGGTCAAGTACGACAGGGGGATCTCCCCGCTCTTCTGTTTTGTCAGGGAACATTTCGTCCGGGTCCATTTCCGGGTACACTACGGGGCCGGACAGGCCGACCGGACCATGGAACACCTCGGCCACGTGTACCAGTGTCCCGCGTGCCCGTTCCGCACCGAACGCCGGGGACTCCTCCCGGAGCCGGTGGAATGCCCCCGATGCGGTGCCGGGCTTGTCCCCCAGGGACCGCTCTGGCTCGGGAGGGTGCAGGATCACGACCTCCTCGACAGGATGCGTACCGCCCTGCCGGGAATGACCCTGGGCAGCGCGAAGGACCTGGATCGCCTTCTTCAGATCTGCAGGGAGGAACCGGACCTCTCCTTCCATTACGATTATCACCGGCTCGCGAAATTTGAAGGGATATCGCCCCCTCCGATCGACCAGCTCCTCGAACGGTTGCGGGAACGAGGATACCTCGCCACCCGGGCCCACTATTCCGGGTACGCGATAAAAACGGATGCACCACTGGATATTCTCCTTGCGGCACTCAGATAA
- a CDS encoding geranylgeranylglycerol-phosphate geranylgeranyltransferase has protein sequence MQVSGYIRIIRPANSVVAGIAAVIGYIIATGTLVPEAFLLFLVVLLVTGAGNTINDWSDVEIDRVNRPERPIPSGAVSRNGALYFAGALFLAGVAVSFFTTPLCAAIAVINSFVLVVYAVKLKKTPFLGNLAVSYLAGSIFLFGGALAGTTGLVHAAPVFLITLLAMVTRELLKDAEDVEGDSLQGASTVPIRYGVRVTVLLAFAFILCAVAASALPVSWWGPLYLAGIVPVDLFIVYSVLRSVSCRDSGCVKKSRSASLLKYGMFASLVVFLVAALLL, from the coding sequence ATGCAGGTATCAGGCTATATCCGGATAATCCGTCCGGCAAACTCCGTCGTTGCAGGGATCGCGGCGGTGATCGGGTACATCATAGCCACCGGCACTCTCGTCCCTGAGGCATTTCTCCTCTTCCTGGTCGTACTGCTGGTGACAGGGGCGGGGAACACCATCAACGACTGGTCCGATGTGGAGATCGACAGGGTGAACCGCCCCGAAAGGCCTATCCCCTCCGGAGCAGTGAGCAGGAACGGTGCGCTGTACTTTGCGGGGGCACTCTTCCTCGCCGGTGTCGCGGTCTCGTTCTTCACCACCCCGCTCTGCGCAGCCATCGCGGTCATTAATTCGTTCGTGCTGGTCGTCTATGCAGTAAAACTCAAAAAGACCCCGTTCCTCGGGAACCTTGCCGTATCCTACCTCGCGGGCTCCATATTCCTCTTTGGGGGAGCTCTTGCCGGTACCACCGGGCTCGTGCACGCAGCGCCGGTATTCCTGATCACCCTCCTCGCGATGGTGACCCGGGAACTTCTCAAGGACGCGGAGGACGTGGAAGGAGATTCGCTCCAGGGAGCGTCGACCGTCCCTATCCGCTACGGCGTCAGGGTTACGGTCCTTCTCGCGTTCGCATTCATTCTTTGTGCAGTCGCGGCGAGTGCCCTGCCTGTATCCTGGTGGGGACCGCTGTATCTCGCGGGGATCGTCCCGGTCGATCTCTTCATCGTGTATTCGGTCCTGCGGTCGGTATCCTGCCGGGACTCGGGATGCGTGAAGAAGAGCAGGTCGGCATCCCTGCTCAAGTACGGGATGTTCGCCTCACTGGTCGTGTTCCTCGTTGCGGCGCTCCTGCTGTGA
- a CDS encoding DUF116 domain-containing protein, protein MVSDLSLWSQVIFIIGEITVIVILGIIFIAFLLVGISLYSIHRGRPYFPRFLKAGMVFLEGVARVIFRIFGLEDREVLSFFIQIQNAINKGPFEAVPVEDRAVFFPQCLRSSRCPAHLTPEGLKCRSCGQCSLGYWRQILEQIGYRVFIVPGSSFIKRMVKKYHPRAIIGVGCLGEVKEGLEMADKIGLIPMGVVTTREGCVETDVNWDDVMEVALLGIDRAKVPEEVRHYLPA, encoded by the coding sequence ATGGTGAGCGATCTTTCCCTTTGGAGCCAGGTCATCTTCATTATCGGGGAGATCACGGTCATCGTCATCCTCGGGATCATTTTTATCGCATTCCTCCTGGTGGGGATCTCCCTGTACTCCATCCACCGGGGAAGGCCCTATTTTCCCCGGTTTTTAAAAGCCGGGATGGTGTTCCTTGAAGGAGTGGCGCGGGTCATCTTCCGGATCTTCGGCCTCGAGGACCGGGAGGTCCTCTCGTTCTTCATCCAGATCCAGAATGCCATCAACAAAGGCCCGTTCGAGGCGGTCCCGGTGGAAGACCGGGCGGTGTTTTTCCCCCAGTGCCTGCGGTCGTCCCGGTGCCCGGCCCACCTCACCCCCGAGGGACTGAAATGCCGGAGCTGCGGGCAGTGTTCGCTCGGGTACTGGCGCCAGATCCTGGAACAGATCGGGTACAGGGTGTTCATCGTGCCGGGGTCCTCCTTCATCAAGCGGATGGTAAAGAAGTACCATCCGCGGGCGATAATCGGTGTCGGGTGCCTGGGCGAGGTGAAAGAAGGGCTCGAGATGGCGGACAAGATCGGGTTGATCCCCATGGGGGTGGTCACCACCCGGGAAGGATGCGTGGAGACCGACGTGAACTGGGACGACGTTATGGAGGTCGCCCTCCTGGGCATCGACCGGGCGAAGGTCCCCGAAGAGGTCCGTCATTACCTCCCCGCCTGA
- the mtnA gene encoding S-methyl-5-thioribose-1-phosphate isomerase, with translation MKTVETISWDEADQAVHLIDQTRLPGAYRNVRCASVDRLVRAIQRLEVRGAPALGVAGALGVALAARKIPDKDFRNFSEKLSADAERLRNARPTAVNLSWGVDRVMAKAGKGLSVKEVRELTLSEALAVAEEDARSCHALGAAGAAILPDQCTVLTHCNAGALACKEWGTALGVVRSAVEAGKKVRVIACETRPLLQGARLTAWELQRDGIDVTVVPDSSAAYLMRLGMIDVVVVGADRVTRDVVFNKIGTYMHAICAMHHKIPFYVAAPLSTFDPDRTEREVEVEQRGRDEVATFGGVETVPHGVPVLNYGFDATPLSLVRGIVTEIGVLAPPLDWDLVVKERERHSP, from the coding sequence ATGAAAACGGTGGAGACCATATCCTGGGACGAGGCCGACCAGGCGGTCCACCTCATCGACCAGACCCGTCTCCCGGGGGCCTACCGGAACGTGCGGTGCGCCTCGGTCGACCGTCTCGTCCGGGCGATCCAGAGGCTCGAGGTGCGGGGTGCTCCCGCACTCGGGGTCGCGGGAGCGCTCGGGGTGGCACTGGCTGCCCGGAAGATCCCGGACAAAGACTTCCGGAACTTCAGCGAAAAGCTCTCCGCCGATGCGGAACGACTCAGGAACGCACGACCTACGGCGGTCAACCTCTCCTGGGGAGTCGACCGGGTCATGGCCAAGGCAGGGAAAGGACTCTCGGTGAAGGAGGTCAGGGAACTGACCCTGTCCGAGGCTCTGGCGGTTGCCGAGGAGGACGCGAGGAGCTGCCATGCCCTCGGGGCCGCCGGTGCCGCGATCCTTCCCGACCAGTGCACCGTCCTTACCCACTGTAATGCGGGAGCGCTCGCCTGCAAGGAATGGGGGACCGCGCTCGGGGTGGTCAGGTCTGCGGTCGAGGCCGGGAAGAAGGTCAGGGTGATCGCCTGCGAGACCCGCCCCCTGCTCCAGGGAGCCCGTCTCACCGCCTGGGAACTCCAGCGGGACGGGATCGACGTCACGGTCGTACCAGACTCGTCGGCGGCGTACCTCATGCGTCTCGGGATGATCGACGTGGTCGTGGTGGGAGCGGACAGGGTCACCCGCGATGTGGTGTTCAATAAAATCGGGACCTATATGCACGCTATCTGCGCCATGCACCACAAGATCCCGTTCTATGTCGCGGCACCGCTCTCCACCTTCGACCCGGACCGGACTGAGCGCGAGGTCGAGGTCGAACAGCGGGGGAGAGACGAAGTGGCGACCTTCGGAGGGGTGGAGACGGTCCCTCACGGAGTCCCGGTACTGAACTACGGGTTCGATGCGACCCCGCTCTCACTGGTACGGGGGATTGTGACCGAGATCGGGGTGCTCGCGCCTCCGCTGGACTGGGATCTCGTCGTGAAAGAACGGGAGCGCCATTCGCCCTGA
- a CDS encoding CoB--CoM heterodisulfide reductase iron-sulfur subunit A family protein, with product MGDVVVVGAGVAGIQAALDLANHGITVHLVEREPTIGGHMAQLDKTFPTNDCSMCILSPKMMEVLRHKNIRLYTCAEVTAIEGEVGNFTVTIRKNPRYVDEELCNGCGDCIQICPVEVYNRYDAGMGVRKAIYKPHQQVVPDVVIKDQEHCIECGLCYDACDRGAIKKEDEAREFSVSAASIVITTGYQVFDATRKEQFRYLRQPDVVTSLEFERLISASGPTGGELRKLSTGEPPRSVVFVQCVGSRDVPLDRPYCSGVCCMYAMKNAMLIREKHPEIEVTILYMDVRAYGKGYEEYFERAKSLGVRFLRGMPGEISMDANGMTIRVENTETGEMETLTPDLVVLSVGLEPVKDAGEIAEKFGISREPTGFFRSPDDAMAPVETVRPGIYIAGTCAAPKDIPDCVAQGEAAAMRAFIDAIREE from the coding sequence ATGGGTGACGTGGTCGTGGTCGGTGCCGGGGTCGCCGGCATCCAGGCGGCGCTGGACCTCGCGAACCATGGGATTACCGTGCACCTGGTGGAGCGGGAGCCAACCATCGGGGGGCACATGGCCCAGCTGGACAAGACTTTCCCCACGAACGACTGTTCGATGTGCATCCTCTCCCCGAAGATGATGGAGGTGCTCCGCCACAAAAATATCAGGCTCTATACCTGTGCGGAAGTCACCGCCATCGAGGGTGAGGTGGGGAATTTTACGGTGACCATCAGGAAGAACCCCCGCTACGTAGACGAGGAGCTGTGCAACGGATGCGGCGACTGTATCCAGATCTGCCCGGTCGAGGTGTACAACCGGTACGATGCGGGGATGGGGGTCCGGAAAGCCATCTACAAGCCTCACCAGCAGGTGGTCCCCGACGTGGTGATCAAGGACCAGGAGCACTGTATCGAGTGCGGGCTCTGTTACGACGCATGCGACCGGGGAGCGATAAAAAAGGAAGACGAAGCGCGGGAATTCTCCGTTTCCGCGGCAAGCATAGTGATTACCACCGGGTACCAGGTATTCGATGCCACGAGAAAGGAGCAGTTCCGTTACCTCCGGCAGCCCGACGTGGTGACCAGCCTCGAGTTCGAGCGCCTGATCAGCGCAAGCGGCCCGACGGGCGGAGAGTTACGGAAGCTCTCGACCGGGGAACCGCCCCGAAGCGTCGTCTTCGTCCAGTGTGTCGGCTCACGTGACGTCCCTCTCGACCGGCCCTACTGTTCGGGGGTCTGCTGCATGTACGCCATGAAGAACGCCATGCTGATCCGGGAGAAACACCCCGAGATCGAGGTGACCATCCTCTACATGGACGTCAGGGCGTACGGCAAAGGATACGAGGAGTATTTCGAGCGGGCAAAGTCCCTCGGAGTCAGGTTCCTCCGGGGTATGCCCGGCGAGATCAGCATGGACGCGAACGGCATGACCATCCGGGTGGAGAACACCGAGACCGGTGAGATGGAGACCCTCACCCCCGACCTGGTGGTCCTCTCCGTGGGGCTCGAGCCGGTGAAGGATGCAGGCGAGATCGCGGAGAAGTTCGGGATCTCCCGAGAACCGACCGGGTTCTTCAGGTCCCCCGACGACGCGATGGCCCCGGTGGAAACGGTGCGCCCCGGGATCTACATCGCAGGCACCTGCGCCGCACCGAAAGACATCCCCGACTGCGTGGCGCAGGGGGAAGCGGCGGCAATGCGGGCGTTTATCGACGCCATCCGGGAGGAGTAG
- a CDS encoding gamma carbonic anhydrase family protein, producing MGIDANTGRAAFIAGNATVLGDVTLGDGVSVWFGAVVRADKDRVEVGARSNIQDNAVVHTTTNFPVIMGEDVSVGHGAILHGCTIRDRVLVGMGAIVLNGAVVGEDSVLGAGTVVTEKAVIPPGSVVIGVPGKVVKQASEDQKRHIVQNAKAYRELAERYRHG from the coding sequence ATGGGTATTGATGCAAATACCGGCCGGGCTGCTTTTATTGCGGGGAACGCCACGGTCCTCGGCGATGTCACCCTCGGGGACGGGGTGAGCGTCTGGTTCGGTGCGGTCGTCAGGGCGGACAAGGACCGGGTAGAGGTCGGAGCCCGGTCGAATATCCAGGACAATGCGGTGGTGCATACCACCACGAACTTCCCGGTCATCATGGGCGAGGATGTGTCGGTAGGACACGGGGCGATCCTCCACGGCTGCACCATCCGGGACCGTGTCCTGGTCGGAATGGGTGCCATCGTGCTCAACGGGGCCGTGGTGGGGGAAGACTCGGTCCTCGGAGCGGGAACGGTAGTCACGGAAAAGGCGGTTATCCCTCCCGGATCGGTGGTGATCGGGGTCCCGGGAAAAGTGGTGAAACAGGCATCCGAGGACCAGAAACGGCATATAGTACAGAACGCGAAGGCATACCGCGAACTCGCGGAGCGGTACCGCCATGGGTGA
- a CDS encoding phosphopantetheine adenylyltransferase encodes MKVMVGGTFDPLHDGHKRLITRSFELAGREGSVIIGLTSDTFASAKSHPIKPYPVRKANLERYILDQGFPASFSIEELNDRYGSALDAEFDALVVSEETLPIAKDINILRKERGKRKVDIHQITCVLAEDGRWISSTRIYRGEIDEHGKLLNEP; translated from the coding sequence ATGAAGGTTATGGTAGGGGGCACGTTCGATCCCCTGCACGACGGCCATAAAAGGCTTATCACCCGTTCGTTCGAGCTTGCCGGGAGAGAGGGTTCGGTAATCATCGGGCTTACCTCCGACACGTTCGCGAGCGCGAAGAGCCACCCGATCAAGCCATACCCGGTCCGGAAAGCGAACCTCGAACGCTACATCCTGGACCAGGGATTTCCTGCATCGTTCTCCATCGAGGAGCTGAACGACCGGTACGGGTCGGCGCTCGACGCGGAGTTCGATGCGCTGGTAGTGAGCGAGGAGACGCTCCCTATCGCGAAAGATATCAATATCCTCCGTAAAGAGCGGGGGAAGAGAAAAGTGGACATTCACCAGATCACCTGCGTCCTTGCCGAGGACGGCAGGTGGATCTCGAGCACCAGGATCTACCGGGGAGAGATCGACGAACACGGGAAACTTCTCAACGAGCCGTGA
- a CDS encoding DUF2164 domain-containing protein, translating into MRKENSIKVSKEQKDEMISEIKNYFSHEREEEIGDLAAILFFDFIMEKLAPEFYNQGVFDSYTYMKEAAEDLMSIQK; encoded by the coding sequence ATGCGGAAGGAAAATTCTATCAAAGTCTCAAAAGAACAAAAAGACGAGATGATATCGGAGATAAAGAATTATTTTTCACACGAGCGGGAAGAAGAAATTGGGGATCTGGCTGCAATTCTGTTTTTTGACTTTATCATGGAGAAACTTGCACCGGAATTTTACAACCAGGGCGTCTTTGATTCTTACACCTACATGAAAGAGGCCGCTGAAGACCTCATGTCGATCCAGAAATGA
- a CDS encoding tetratricopeptide repeat protein, with protein MQRRILIPALLAGFIILSLAGVAPALADNQKAIEYYNNGVELAYQGNFTQALEQIDLALAENQNFTLALTTKAGILNSLGQYQEALNVSDQAIAQNQSLPYAWVNKATALINLGMPDEALNASEQAIAIDPTIPEAWIDKGSALLDLGRYAESVQASRQALQLDPNSPVALVNYQLAQAMITPETPGNPTDTKAPVNPWFAVVALGVAGAGAIYLRKYR; from the coding sequence ATGCAACGACGCATCCTGATCCCCGCCCTCCTCGCGGGGTTTATCATCCTCAGCCTGGCGGGAGTCGCTCCTGCACTGGCGGACAACCAGAAAGCCATCGAATACTATAACAACGGCGTGGAGCTCGCCTACCAGGGGAACTTCACCCAGGCACTCGAACAGATCGACCTTGCGCTCGCGGAGAACCAGAATTTCACCCTGGCCCTGACGACCAAGGCAGGGATCCTCAACAGCCTGGGTCAGTACCAGGAGGCGCTCAACGTTTCCGACCAGGCCATCGCGCAGAACCAGAGCCTGCCCTACGCGTGGGTGAACAAGGCGACGGCATTGATCAACCTGGGGATGCCTGACGAAGCGCTGAACGCGAGCGAGCAGGCGATCGCGATCGACCCGACCATACCCGAGGCATGGATCGACAAAGGATCGGCACTGCTCGACCTGGGACGGTACGCGGAGTCCGTCCAGGCGTCGAGGCAGGCCCTGCAGCTCGACCCGAACTCTCCCGTAGCACTGGTCAATTACCAGCTGGCCCAGGCGATGATCACCCCGGAAACCCCCGGGAATCCCACCGATACGAAGGCACCGGTGAACCCCTGGTTCGCGGTTGTGGCGCTTGGAGTTGCGGGAGCAGGCGCCATCTATTTACGGAAATACCGGTAA
- the pyrI gene encoding aspartate carbamoyltransferase regulatory subunit, with the protein MKDETAQQGLLISPIKNGTVIDHITGGEALNVLKIIGITGTTHECLSVATNVKSRIMGKKDIVKIENRELREEEVDRIALIAPNASINIIRDYKVFEKKGVTIPALLVGIVRCPNPGCISNTNEPIQSRFEVVPNGLHCLYCDWVITRDITGHII; encoded by the coding sequence ATGAAAGACGAGACCGCACAACAGGGGCTCCTGATCAGCCCCATCAAGAACGGAACGGTGATCGACCATATCACCGGGGGAGAGGCGCTCAACGTGCTGAAGATCATCGGCATCACCGGCACCACCCACGAATGCCTCTCGGTGGCGACGAACGTGAAGAGCCGCATAATGGGGAAAAAGGACATCGTGAAGATCGAGAACCGCGAGCTTCGGGAGGAAGAGGTCGACCGTATCGCGCTCATCGCCCCGAATGCGTCGATCAACATCATCCGGGACTACAAGGTCTTCGAGAAGAAAGGGGTCACCATCCCGGCCCTGCTGGTGGGAATCGTCCGCTGCCCGAACCCCGGATGTATCTCCAATACCAACGAACCGATCCAGTCCCGTTTCGAGGTGGTGCCGAACGGACTCCACTGCCTCTACTGCGACTGGGTAATCACCCGGGACATCACCGGCCACATCATCTGA